GGATGTGGAGTCGCAGAGACAACCAGGAGGTTGGCTTAGAAGCAGCCATCCTTGAAAGAGTGCGTAATAGCTCACTGGTCAAGTGATTCCGCGCCGACAATGTAGCGGGGCTCAAGCGTACCGCCGAAGTCGTGTCATTCGTACATGTAGCCCCAACGGGCGTGCGGATGGGTAGGGGAGCGTCGTGTGCCGGGTGAAGCCGCGCCGGAAGGCAGTGGTGGACGGTTCACGAGTGAGAATGCAGGCATGAGTAGCGATACACACGTGGGAAACGTGTGCGCCGATTGACTAAGGGTTCCTGGGTCAAGCTGATCTGCCCAGGGTAAGTCGGGACCTAAGGCGAGGCCGACAGGCGTAGTCGATGGACAACCGGTTGATATTCCGGTACCCGCTTTGAAACGCCCAGTACTGAATCCTCTGATGCTGAGACCGTGAAGCCGTCCTGGAGCCTTCGGGCAAAGGGGAGTGGTGGAGCCGTCGGACCAAGGTGGTAGTAGGTAAGCGATGGGGTGACGCAGGAAGGTAGTCCAGCCCGGGCGGTGGTTGTCCCGGGGTAAGGGTGTAGCCCGAGAGATAGGCAAATCCGTCTCTTATTGAGGGTGAGACCTGATGCCGAGCCGATTGTGGTGAAGTGGATGATCCTATGCTGTCGAGAAAAGCCTCTAGCGAGTTTCATGGCGGCCCGTACCCTAAACCGACTCAGGTGGTCAGGTAGAGAATACCGAGGCGTTCGGGTGAACTATGGTTAAGGAACTCGGCAAAATGCCCCCGTAACTTCGGGAGAAGGGGGGCCATTTCTGGTGATCACTCTTGCAGTGTGAGCTGGGGGTGGCCGCAGAGACCAGCGAGAAGCGACTGTTTACTAAAAACACAGGTCCGTGCGAAGCCGTAAGGCGATGTATACGGACTGACGCCTGCCCGGTGCTGGAACGTTAAGGGGACCGGTTAGTCACATTTCGGTGTGGCGAAGCTGAGAACTTAAGCGCCAGTAAACGGCGGTGGTAACTATAACCATCCTAAGGTAGCGAAATTCCTTGTCGGGTAAGTTCCGACCTGCACGAATGGCGTAACGACTTCTCGACTGTCTCAACCATAGGCCCGGTGAAATTGCACTACGAGTAAAGATGCTCGTTTCGCGCAGCAGGACGGAAAGACCCCGGGACCTTTACTACAGTTTGATATTGGTGTTCGGTTCGGCTTGTGTAGGATAGGTGGGAGACTGTGAAGTGGCCACGCCAGTGGTTGTGGAGTCGTCGTTGAAATACCACTCTGGTCGTGCTGGATGTCTAACCTGGGTCCGTGATCCGGATCAGGGACAGTGTCTGATGGGTAGTTTAACTGGGGCGGTTGCCTCCTAAAGAGTAACGGAGGCGCCCAAAGGTTCCCTCAGCCTGGTTGGTAATCAGGTGTTGAGTGTAAGTGCACAAGGGAGCTTGACTGTGAGACCGACGGGTCGAGCAGGGACGAAAGTCGGGACTAGTGATCCGGCGGTGGCTTGTGGAAGCGCCGTCGCTCAACGGATAAAAGGTACCCCGGGGATAACAGGCTGATCTTCCCCAAGAGTCCATATCGACGGGATGGTTTGGCACCTCGATGTCGGCTCGTCGCATCCTGGGGCTGGAGTCGGTCCCAAGGGTTGGGCTGTTCGCCCATTAAAGCGGTACGCGAGCTGGGTTTAGAACGTCGTGAGACAGTTCGGTCCCTATCCGCTGCGCGCGCAGGAGTCTTGAGAAGGGCTGTCCCTAGTACGAGAGGACCGGGACGGACGAACCTCTGGTGTGCCAGTTGTCCTGCCAAGGGCATGGCTGGTTGGCTACGTTCGGGAGGGATAACCGCTGAAAGCATCTAAGCGGGAAGCCTGCTTCGAGATGAGGACTCCCACCCACTTGATGGGGTAAGGCTCCCAGTAGACGACTGGGTTGATAGGCCGGATATGGAAGCACTGTGAGGTGTGGAGTTGACCGGTACTAATAGGCCGAGGGCTTGTCCTCAGTTGCTCGCGTCCACTGTGTTAGTTCTGAGACAACGAATGACTGTGTTTTCGCCCGGTTGTTCAACAGTTTCATAGTGTTTCGGTGGTCATTGCGTTAGGGAAACGCCCGGTTACATTCCGAACCCGGAAGCTAAGCCTTTCAGCGCCGATGGTACTGCAGGGGGGACCCTGTGGGAGAGTAGGACGCCGCCGAACAATCATTGGGAAATGCCCCGCACCTTCTGGTGCGGGGCATTTCTGCGTTCGGGCGCGTTTCCCGACGACAGACGACAGACGATCAAGGCCCTTCTCCCACCCGAACCCACGGCGTCCGCCGACCGGCCGTCCGGGTAGGGTCAGGGGGCATCATCGGTACATCCCGCACAGGAGGCCCCCGGGTGGAGGTTCAGGAGACCCGCGTCCAGACGGATCGGGTGTTCACCATCCCCAACATCCTGAGCATGGGCCGGCTCCTGGGTGTGCCGCTGTTCCTGTGGCTCATCCTCCGTCCCGAGTTCGGCGGCCCGAACAGTGACGGCTGGGCACTGCTCGTCCTGATGCTCAGCGGGGTCACCGACTATCTCGACGGCTATCTCGCCCGCCGCTGGAACCAGATCAGCGGCCTCGGCCGTCTCCTCGACCCCGCCGCCGACCGGCTCTACATCCTTTCCACCCTGCTCGGACTCACCTGGCGTGAGATCCTGCCGTTGTGGCTCACTCTGGCGCTCCTGGCCCGTGAGCTGATGCTCCTGGTGATGGTGGGAATCCTTCGCAGGCACGGTTATCCACCTCCCCAGGTGAACTTCCTGGGAAAGGCGGCTACCTTCAACTTGATGTACGCCTTCCCGCTGCTGCTTCTCAGCGACGGGAACGGATGGCTCGCATCACTCGCCGAAGTTTTCGGATGGGCGTTCGCCGGATGGGGTACAACTCTGTACTGGTGGGCAGGGATCCTCTACGTGGTCCAGGTCCGCCGGCTCGTCAGAGCGGACAGAGTGACCGATTGAGCTCGTCGATGTGGTGCCGCGCAGAGTCGCCGGCCCACACCAGATGCCTGCCATAGGGCCTGTCCGGATGGGTACACGTCGGCGAGACCGTCTCTCAAGGAGGACGCTTCCGACATGAAGGCCGTCGTGATGGCTGGCGGCGAAGGCACACGCCTTCGCCCTATGACCTCAAGCATGCCCAAGCCGTTGCTGCCGGTGGCGAATCGGCCGATCATGGAACACGTGCTGCGTTTGCTCAAGCGGCACGGGCTCAATGAGACCGTCGTCACCGTCCAGTTCCTCGCCTCACTCGTGAAGAATTACTTCGGGGACGGCGAGGAGCTCGGAATGGAGCTCACCTATGCCAATGAGGAGAAGCCGCTCGGCACTGCGGGGAGTGTCAAGAACGCCGAAGAGGCGCTCAAGGACGACGCTTTTCTCGTCATTTCCGGTGACGCGCTCACCGATTTCGATCTGACGGATCTCATCGCCTTCCACAAGGAGAAGGGCGCACTGGTCACGGTGTGTCTGACCCGGGTGCCGAATCCGCTGGAATTCGGTATCACCATCGTGGACGAGGCCGGCAAGGTCGAACGCTTCCTGGAGAAGCCCACCTGGGGCCAGGTGTTCTCGGACACCGTCAACACGGGCATCTATGTGATGGAGCCCGAGGTGTTCGACTACGTCGAGGCCGACACCTCCGTCGACTGGTCCGGCGACGTCTTCCCCCAGCTCATGAAAGAGGGCAAGCCCATCTACGGCTACATCGCCGAGGGCTACTGGGAGGACGTCGGTACGCACGAGAGCTATGTGAAGGCCCAGGCGGACGTCCTGGAGGGCAAGGTCGACGTCGATCTCGACGGCTTCGAGATCTCGCCCGGTGTGTGGGTCGCGGAGGGCGCCGAGGTCCACCCCGACGCCGTTCTGCGCGGCCCGCTCTACATCGGTGACTACGCGAAGGTCGAGGCGGGCGCCGAGATCCGTGAACACACCGTCATCGGGTCCAACGTGGTCGTCAAGACCGGGGCCTTTCTCCACCGGGCCGTCGTGCACGACAACGTGTACATCGGCGACCACAGCAATCTGCGCGGCTGTGTGATCGGCAAGAACACGGACATCATGCGGGCCTCCCGGATCGAGGACGGCGCGGTCATCGGTGACGAGTGCCTGGTCGGTGAGGAATCGATCATCCAGGGCAACGTCCGGGTGTACCCGTTCAAGACCATCGAGGCCGGTGCCTTCGTCAACACCTCGGTGATCTGGGAGTCCAGAGGCCAGGCGCATCTCTTCGGCGCCCGTGGTGTCTCCGGCATCATCAACGTCGAGATCACGCCCGAACTGGCCGTGCGGCTGGCCGGCGCGTACGCCACCACCCTCAAGAAGGGCTCCACGGTCACCACGGCGCGTGACCACTCGCGTGGTGCGCGCGCTCTCAAACGGGCCGTGATCTCCGCCCTCCAGGCCAGTGCCATCGACGTACGGGACCTGGAGAACGTGCCGCTGCCCGTCGCCCGGCAGCAGACAGGACGGGGCAGTGCCGGCGGCATCATGATCCGGACGACACCCGGTGTGCCCGACTCCGTCGACATCATGTTCTTCGACGAACGGGGCGCCGACCTCTCACAGGCCGGACAGCGCAAGCTGGACCGGGTGTACGCGAGGCAGGAGTACCGCAGGGCGTTCCCGGGCGAGATCGGGGACCTGTACTTCCCGGCCACCGTCTTCGACTCGTACACCGGCTCACTGCTCAGGAACGTCGACACGACCGGCATCGCCGAGGCCGGGCTCAAGGTCGTCGTCGACGCCTCCAACGGCAGCGCCGGGCTCGTCCTGCCCAGCCTGCTCGGGCGGCTCGGGGTCGACGCGCTCACCATCAACCCCGGCCTCGACGAGGCACGGCCCACCGAGACCGTCGAGTCCCGCAGGTCGGGGCTGGTCAGGCTGGGCGAGATCGTGGCCTCGGCTCGGGCGTCCTTCGGGGTCCGGTTCGACCCCGTCGGTGAGCGGCTGTCGCTCGTGGACGAGCGCGGACGGATCATCGAGGACGACCGTGCCCTGCTGGTGCTCCTCGACCTGGTGGCCGCCGAGCGCCGCAGCGGGCGGGTGGCGCTGCCCGTGACGACCACCAGGATCGCCGAGCAGGTCGCCGCGTACCACGGCACCCAGGTGGAGTGGACGACCACCTCTCCGGACGATCTGACCCGGGTCGGCCGCGAGGACACCACGATCTTCGGCGGTGACGGCCGCGGCGCGTTCATCGTGCCGGAGTTCAGCAGTCTCCTGGACGGTACGGCTGCCTTCGTACGGCTGCTGGGGCTGGTCGCCCGGACCCAGCTCACCCTCAGCCAGATCGACGCCCGCATACCCCGTGCCCATGTGCTGCGCAGGGATCTGGCGACGCCCTGGGCCGTCAAGGGTCTGGTCATGCGCCGGGTCGTGGAGGCGGCCGGTGACCGGGATGTCGACACCACCGACGGCGTCCGTGTCGTGGAGGCCGACGGACGGTGGGTGATGGTGCTGCCGGCGCCCGCCGAGGCCGTCACCCATCTGTGGGCCGAGGGGCCCGACGACGCCTCCGCCCAGGCACTGCTCGACGAATGGGCCGCGGTGGTGGACAGCGCAGGTCAGTGACCTGATCACGGTGTGCCGGAGGCGGGTGGCCGACGCCCTCCGGCACACCGGTGGGGCCATTCGGCGGTAGCGCCCGTGCCGTGCGACGATGTGCGGCATGCCGCAGCACCCCCCCGTTCGGAGTACACCGAGTACCCCTTCGCCACCCCGGCGTCCCGACGCGTCCATGTCGCTGCTGAACAACGTGATGGACCACAGTCTGGACGCCGGTTACGCGGAGGCGGCGGCCCGCAGGGAGGCCGAGGACGGCGGGCTGCCCCGTACGCTGCGGGCGAAGCTCGGACTCGCGGCGGGGCTCGTGCTGGCCGCGCTGGTCGTCACCGTGGGCGCGGCCGAGGCGCGGATCGACGCGCCGGTCGTCGCCAAGGAGCGCGAGGAGCTGATCGACCGGATCGACGCCGAGACGTCGTCCGCCGACGCCCTCGAACGCACCGTGGACAAGCTCCGTGACGAGGTGGGCGCCCGGCAGCGTGAGGCGCTGCGTGACCACGGCGGGGACCAGGGCGAACTGGTGGGTCTGCTGGCGGGCTCCACGGAGGTCGAGGGGCCGGGCGTGAAGCTCGTCGTCGACGACGCCAGGTCCGCCGACGAGAGCGCGGGCGGGCCGCGTGAGAGCACCAACTTCTCGGACACGGGGCGGGTCAGGGACCGGGACATGCAGCAGATCGTGAACGGTCTGTGGGAGTCCGGGGCCGAGGCGATCTCCATCAACGGCCAGCGCCTGACGGCCCTTTCGGCGATCAGGGCCGCCGGTGAGGCCATACTGGTCGACAACAAGCCGCTGGTGCCGCCGTACACGGTACTGGCCGTGGGGGACGGGGACGGTCTGAGCACCGCGTTCCAGGACAGCGCCGACGGCCGGTATCTCCGGTCGCTGCGGGACAACTTCGGTGTCCGCACCAGCATCTCCGACCAGGACTCGGTGCGTCTTCCTGCCGCGCCGAGCCTGATCGTACGTACAGCGGAGCCGAAGGCCGCCGCCCCGGGGAAGGGCGATCCAGCGGCTTCGGCAGACACAGGGAAGGGCACATCGTGATCGCGGTACTTGGCCTCGTCGTGGGAGTCGTGGTCGGACTGTTGGTTCGGCCCGAAGTGCCGGCGGTGGTCGAGCCCTATCTGCCGATCGCCGTCGTCGCCGCTCTCGACGCGGTCTTCGGGGGACTGCGGGCCATGCTCGACGGGATCTTCGTCGACAAGGTGTTCGTGGTGTCGTTCCTGTCGAACGTGGTGGTGGCCGCGCTCATCGTGTTCCTCGGCGACAAGCTCGGGGTCGGCGCGCAGCTGTCCACCGGTGTGGTCGTCGTGTTCGGTATCCGTATCTTCTCCAACGCCGCCGCGATCCGCCGGCATGTCTTCCGGGCGTGAGGCCGATGAACCACGACGAGAGTCCCCGGCCCCGGCGGCACCCGCTGCCCCCTCAGGCCCCGCACACGCCTCCGCCGCCCGCGAGCGGGCAGCCCTCCGGCCCTCCGCAGATGACGGGCCGTCAGCGGCTCGTCGCCGGTCTCTGGCCGCCTCGGGTGACCCGGGCCCAACTCGTTGTCGCCCTGCTGCTGTTCGTGCTGGGGCTGGGGCTGGCGATCCAGGTCCGGTCGACCAACGACGACAGCGCCCTGCGCGGTGCCCGTCAGGAGGACCTCGTACGGATCCTGGACGAGCTCGACGGCCGCACCGAGCGGCTGGAGGACGAGAAGCAGCGGCTGGACGACCAGCAGACGGAGCTGGAGACCAGCTCCGACCAGGCCGAGGAGGCGCGCAGGCAGACCCGGGAGCGGGAGCAGCAGCTCGGCATCCTGGCCGGCACGGTCGCCGCCGAGGGACCCGGTATCACACTGACCGTCCAGGACGACGGCGCCACCGTCGACTCGGACATGCTGCTCGACGCGATCCAGGAGCTGCGGGCGGCGGGCGCGGAGGCGATCCAGGTGAACGGGGTACGGGTGGTCGCCGCCACGTACTTCTCCGGCAGCGACGGGGAGATCGAGGTGGACGGGAAACGGATCAGCGCGCCGTACCGTTTCAAGGTGATCGGCAAACCGCAGGATCTGGAGCCCGCGCTCAACATCCCCGGGGGTGTGGTGCAGACGCTGGAGAAGGAGCAGGCCACGGCCACGGTGGTGGCCGCTGAGAAGATCGTCGTCGATGCCTTGCGACCGGCGCATCGGCCTGACTACGCTCGGTCGTCTTCGTAGTGGGGCGGGGGCGCATGGGGCGCCCGGGACCAGGGCAGAAGGTTCCGGGGGGTCGGCGCACAATCCGTGCGGTGCGTGGTGGAAACTGTCTGACGGATACGGACGTTGTGAAGATGTCCGAGTCGGCAGGTGTGTTCATTCAGGGTTCGTCCTGCCCCACGGGCGGGTCTGTTCAGGTCAAGGGGAATCGCCCGTGAAGTTGTTTGGAAAGTTGTTCGGCAGGAGCGCGCGCGAGGACGGCGGCAATGCCAGGCACCGCGCCCCGCGCCACGGCCAGGAGGCGGAGCAGGGCGGCGAGCGCCCGCTCTTCCGTGACGAGGTGGGCGAGGACGGCACGGCCGGTCACGGCGCGTCGCCTGTTGACCCCGCGAACTCCGGCGGCATAGGTTTCGGTGGACCATCGACCTCACGTACGGGTGGAGGGTTTCCCCCCGGTCAGGAGGGTCCGTCCATGGCGGCCTTGCCGGTTTGTACGAGGTGCGGGCACCGCAACACCCAGGACAGTCGGTTCTGCTCCAACTGTGGCGCGCCGCTGCGGGCGGGGACTCCCGCGGAGCGTCCTTCGGAGACGACCTCGACCATCTCGATCTCGGGTCTGGAGGCGTACGACTCGGAGGTGACCGGCCAGACGGCCGTGCCCTCCCTGTCACCGGAGGCGCAGGCCGCGGTGGACGCGCTGCCGCGCGGCTCGGCCCTGCTGGTCGTCCGGCGCGGCCCCAACTCGGGCA
Above is a window of Streptomyces sp. NBC_01498 DNA encoding:
- a CDS encoding DUF881 domain-containing protein, which codes for MNHDESPRPRRHPLPPQAPHTPPPPASGQPSGPPQMTGRQRLVAGLWPPRVTRAQLVVALLLFVLGLGLAIQVRSTNDDSALRGARQEDLVRILDELDGRTERLEDEKQRLDDQQTELETSSDQAEEARRQTREREQQLGILAGTVAAEGPGITLTVQDDGATVDSDMLLDAIQELRAAGAEAIQVNGVRVVAATYFSGSDGEIEVDGKRISAPYRFKVIGKPQDLEPALNIPGGVVQTLEKEQATATVVAAEKIVVDALRPAHRPDYARSSS
- a CDS encoding small basic family protein is translated as MIAVLGLVVGVVVGLLVRPEVPAVVEPYLPIAVVAALDAVFGGLRAMLDGIFVDKVFVVSFLSNVVVAALIVFLGDKLGVGAQLSTGVVVVFGIRIFSNAAAIRRHVFRA
- a CDS encoding DUF881 domain-containing protein, producing the protein MCGMPQHPPVRSTPSTPSPPRRPDASMSLLNNVMDHSLDAGYAEAAARREAEDGGLPRTLRAKLGLAAGLVLAALVVTVGAAEARIDAPVVAKEREELIDRIDAETSSADALERTVDKLRDEVGARQREALRDHGGDQGELVGLLAGSTEVEGPGVKLVVDDARSADESAGGPRESTNFSDTGRVRDRDMQQIVNGLWESGAEAISINGQRLTALSAIRAAGEAILVDNKPLVPPYTVLAVGDGDGLSTAFQDSADGRYLRSLRDNFGVRTSISDQDSVRLPAAPSLIVRTAEPKAAAPGKGDPAASADTGKGTS
- a CDS encoding CDP-alcohol phosphatidyltransferase family protein; translated protein: MEVQETRVQTDRVFTIPNILSMGRLLGVPLFLWLILRPEFGGPNSDGWALLVLMLSGVTDYLDGYLARRWNQISGLGRLLDPAADRLYILSTLLGLTWREILPLWLTLALLARELMLLVMVGILRRHGYPPPQVNFLGKAATFNLMYAFPLLLLSDGNGWLASLAEVFGWAFAGWGTTLYWWAGILYVVQVRRLVRADRVTD
- a CDS encoding FHA domain-containing protein, with the protein product MSDGYGRCEDVRVGRCVHSGFVLPHGRVCSGQGESPVKLFGKLFGRSAREDGGNARHRAPRHGQEAEQGGERPLFRDEVGEDGTAGHGASPVDPANSGGIGFGGPSTSRTGGGFPPGQEGPSMAALPVCTRCGHRNTQDSRFCSNCGAPLRAGTPAERPSETTSTISISGLEAYDSEVTGQTAVPSLSPEAQAAVDALPRGSALLVVRRGPNSGSRFLLDGDLTTAGRHPQSDIFLDDVTVSRRHVEFRRSPEGHFTVSDVGSLNGTYVNRERIDAVAVSNGDEVQIGKYRLVFYASQRGV
- a CDS encoding mannose-1-phosphate guanyltransferase, producing MKAVVMAGGEGTRLRPMTSSMPKPLLPVANRPIMEHVLRLLKRHGLNETVVTVQFLASLVKNYFGDGEELGMELTYANEEKPLGTAGSVKNAEEALKDDAFLVISGDALTDFDLTDLIAFHKEKGALVTVCLTRVPNPLEFGITIVDEAGKVERFLEKPTWGQVFSDTVNTGIYVMEPEVFDYVEADTSVDWSGDVFPQLMKEGKPIYGYIAEGYWEDVGTHESYVKAQADVLEGKVDVDLDGFEISPGVWVAEGAEVHPDAVLRGPLYIGDYAKVEAGAEIREHTVIGSNVVVKTGAFLHRAVVHDNVYIGDHSNLRGCVIGKNTDIMRASRIEDGAVIGDECLVGEESIIQGNVRVYPFKTIEAGAFVNTSVIWESRGQAHLFGARGVSGIINVEITPELAVRLAGAYATTLKKGSTVTTARDHSRGARALKRAVISALQASAIDVRDLENVPLPVARQQTGRGSAGGIMIRTTPGVPDSVDIMFFDERGADLSQAGQRKLDRVYARQEYRRAFPGEIGDLYFPATVFDSYTGSLLRNVDTTGIAEAGLKVVVDASNGSAGLVLPSLLGRLGVDALTINPGLDEARPTETVESRRSGLVRLGEIVASARASFGVRFDPVGERLSLVDERGRIIEDDRALLVLLDLVAAERRSGRVALPVTTTRIAEQVAAYHGTQVEWTTTSPDDLTRVGREDTTIFGGDGRGAFIVPEFSSLLDGTAAFVRLLGLVARTQLTLSQIDARIPRAHVLRRDLATPWAVKGLVMRRVVEAAGDRDVDTTDGVRVVEADGRWVMVLPAPAEAVTHLWAEGPDDASAQALLDEWAAVVDSAGQ